One Brachybacterium kimchii genomic window carries:
- a CDS encoding HNH endonuclease, which yields MMTSTATRGAETAGPSLGLVRSEDPAQLLAQAHATLARAFSLLSPAPDDDSGASDSATPIGIDSLLASIEISERILALAGATQMSASVAFRARRIAQQRADGVPRKDLGKGVAEEIALVRRASPARTRNHLALERVVVESMPRTLDLLARGEICTWAADEVAKGVICLDDEDRSRVDRDISAQLPEVSPTRAGVLARARADELDQAAALARHEREVSERHVSLRPASGSTVRLSALLPLAQGVAMYKALDQAASTARSQGIEGTRGQHMADALVARVTGQEEPESTSVEIQLMMTDKALLDEADDVAWIDGHPVPAGIARRFALHGDPEDDTTAQRFVRRLLTDPISGRLTAADETRRRFSGPDRRFIEIADQRCRTPWCEARIRHIDHVESYADGGATRIDNGAGLCESCNYLMETQGWIEQIGTGATDGHDGSGPPDESEGPEPPPDRTLRLTTPTGRTFSGAPPPLRWPRPDLDVGSQDEDHSEHDHSGEHRSEKDRLASPPGPGG from the coding sequence ATGATGACGTCGACGGCGACGCGCGGTGCGGAGACCGCTGGGCCCTCGCTGGGGCTGGTGCGATCGGAGGATCCGGCGCAGCTCCTCGCCCAGGCCCATGCCACGCTCGCGCGGGCGTTCTCCCTCCTGAGTCCCGCGCCGGATGACGACTCGGGCGCATCTGACTCCGCGACGCCGATCGGCATCGATTCCCTGCTCGCGTCGATCGAGATCAGCGAGCGGATCCTCGCCCTGGCGGGTGCGACCCAGATGAGCGCATCGGTCGCCTTCCGCGCCAGGCGCATCGCCCAGCAGCGGGCCGACGGCGTGCCCCGCAAGGACCTCGGCAAGGGCGTCGCGGAAGAGATCGCGCTCGTCCGCCGCGCCTCGCCCGCCCGCACCCGGAACCATCTGGCTCTCGAACGGGTGGTCGTCGAGTCGATGCCGAGGACCCTGGATCTCCTCGCGCGCGGCGAGATCTGCACCTGGGCGGCCGATGAGGTCGCCAAGGGCGTCATCTGCCTCGACGACGAGGACCGCTCCCGCGTGGACCGCGACATCTCCGCCCAGCTGCCCGAGGTCTCCCCCACCCGTGCCGGCGTGCTGGCGCGGGCGCGCGCCGACGAGCTCGACCAGGCCGCAGCCCTCGCCCGCCATGAGCGCGAGGTCTCCGAGCGGCACGTCTCGCTCCGACCCGCCTCCGGCTCCACCGTGCGGCTGAGCGCCCTGCTGCCCCTCGCCCAGGGCGTCGCCATGTACAAAGCGCTGGACCAGGCCGCCTCGACCGCCCGCTCCCAGGGCATCGAGGGCACCCGCGGCCAGCACATGGCCGACGCCCTGGTCGCCCGCGTCACCGGCCAGGAGGAGCCGGAGAGCACGAGCGTCGAGATCCAGTTGATGATGACCGACAAGGCGCTGCTGGACGAGGCCGACGACGTGGCCTGGATCGACGGTCACCCCGTGCCCGCCGGCATCGCCCGCCGCTTCGCGCTCCACGGCGACCCGGAGGACGACACCACCGCGCAGCGCTTCGTGCGCCGCCTGCTCACCGACCCGATCAGCGGACGCCTCACCGCGGCCGACGAGACGCGCCGCCGCTTCTCCGGCCCCGACCGCCGCTTCATCGAGATCGCCGACCAGCGGTGCCGCACCCCCTGGTGCGAGGCGCGCATCCGCCACATCGACCACGTCGAGAGCTACGCCGACGGCGGCGCCACCCGCATCGACAACGGCGCAGGCCTGTGCGAATCGTGCAACTACCTCATGGAGACCCAGGGCTGGATCGAGCAGATCGGGACGGGCGCCACCGACGGGCACGACGGGTCGGGGCCACCCGATGAGTCCGAGGGGCCCGAGCCCCCTCCGGATCGCACCCTCCGTCTCACGACTCCCACCGGCCGCACTTTCAGCGGCGCTCCTCCCCCGCTGCGGTGGCCGCGACCTGACCTGGACGTGGGCTCGCAGGACGAGGACCACTCAGAGCATGACCACTCAGGCGAGCACCGCT
- a CDS encoding excinuclease ABC subunit UvrA — MPDAHDDLVRVHDAHLHNLRHVSTSFPRGTLVAFTGVSGSGKSSLAFGTIHGEAQRRYLESIAPFARRLIGSAMDPRVESLHGLPPTVALEQRTSGGGARSTVATLTTLSHAIRLLYARAGEHPADVLTRGHPAHGGRLLAEAFSPNTTEGMCPVCRGTGVLHEPTERSMVPDPSLSIDDGAIQAWPGAWMGKNFHDILATLEVAPMDVPWRDIPREAREWILFTDEQPVVTVHPVRGVDQVQRTYEGRWQSVARYLRHAVSAAGSEKTRERALRHLDTSLCPACEGHRLHADALRVTYLGLPIFDLLARSAQQVLAMCEERATQLGMEHGTEDAATDRDDVSPEAEAERLLLPNLLPVLRTMVGLGVGHLTLDRPARTLSTGELQRLRLASQLRAGLFGVAYVLDEPSAGLHPSEKGMLQDLFDRFLEEGNSVLLVEHDMWLIEKADWVIDMGPGAGVEGGSILHSGPVAQLADAPGSRTAAHLGRPLPPLRTRDQSRRPTGGLLLTGVEARTIHDMDVEVPLGSFTAITGVSGSGKTTLISDVIARVLAGTVRTSVDDDEDEVGGAEPDAQLPGAERPPRVREVRGAEQIDRLVRITQKPIGRTPRSCLATYTGLFDRVRRLFADTDEARRRGWGVGRFSYNVTAGRCPTCQGEGQIEVELVFLPGTFTPCPDCHGARYTDETLEVTWNSLTIAEVLDLSVREARGVFASDARIMRALDALEAIGLGYLTLGQSATELSGGEAQRIKLATELQRTARGHTAYLLDEPTAGLHPADVDLLVAELNRLVDGGSSVIVVEHDMRVVAQADHVIDLGPGAGEDGGRIVASGTPAQVAQCQGSATGRWLAAHTAG, encoded by the coding sequence ATGCCCGATGCCCACGATGACCTGGTCCGCGTGCATGACGCGCACCTGCACAACCTGCGCCATGTGAGCACGTCCTTCCCGCGGGGGACGCTCGTCGCGTTCACCGGCGTGTCCGGTTCGGGGAAGTCCTCCCTCGCCTTCGGCACGATCCACGGCGAGGCGCAGCGCCGATACCTCGAGTCGATCGCTCCGTTCGCACGCCGCCTCATCGGCAGCGCGATGGACCCCCGGGTCGAGAGCCTCCATGGGCTGCCGCCCACGGTCGCCCTCGAGCAGCGCACCAGCGGCGGCGGCGCACGCTCCACCGTCGCCACCCTGACCACGCTCTCCCACGCGATCCGCCTGCTCTACGCCCGCGCCGGCGAGCATCCCGCCGACGTCCTCACCCGCGGCCACCCCGCTCACGGCGGCCGGCTGCTCGCCGAGGCGTTCAGCCCGAACACGACCGAGGGCATGTGCCCCGTCTGCCGCGGCACGGGCGTGCTGCACGAGCCCACCGAGCGCTCGATGGTCCCCGACCCCTCGCTCAGCATCGACGACGGCGCCATCCAGGCGTGGCCGGGCGCCTGGATGGGCAAGAACTTCCACGACATCCTCGCCACCCTCGAGGTCGCGCCGATGGACGTGCCCTGGCGCGACATCCCCCGTGAGGCGCGCGAGTGGATCCTGTTCACCGACGAGCAGCCCGTGGTCACCGTCCATCCGGTGCGCGGCGTCGACCAGGTCCAGCGCACCTACGAGGGCCGCTGGCAGTCCGTGGCCCGCTACCTGCGGCACGCGGTCTCCGCGGCCGGTTCCGAGAAGACCCGCGAGCGGGCCCTGCGCCACCTCGACACGTCCCTGTGCCCCGCGTGCGAGGGGCATCGTCTCCACGCCGACGCCCTGCGCGTCACGTACCTGGGTCTGCCGATCTTCGACCTCCTCGCGCGCAGCGCGCAGCAGGTGCTCGCGATGTGCGAGGAGCGTGCGACGCAGCTCGGGATGGAGCACGGCACGGAGGATGCGGCCACCGACCGCGACGACGTCTCCCCCGAGGCGGAGGCCGAGCGCCTGCTGCTGCCGAACCTGCTGCCGGTGCTGCGCACGATGGTGGGCCTCGGGGTCGGGCACCTCACGCTGGACCGGCCGGCGCGCACCCTGTCCACGGGCGAGCTGCAGCGTCTGCGCCTCGCCTCGCAGCTGCGGGCGGGCCTGTTCGGCGTCGCCTACGTGCTCGACGAGCCGTCGGCCGGACTCCACCCGAGCGAGAAGGGGATGCTGCAGGACCTCTTCGACCGCTTCCTCGAGGAGGGGAACTCGGTGCTGCTCGTCGAGCACGACATGTGGCTCATCGAGAAGGCCGACTGGGTGATCGACATGGGCCCCGGGGCGGGCGTCGAGGGCGGCAGCATCCTGCATTCGGGCCCGGTCGCGCAGCTCGCGGACGCCCCCGGGTCCCGCACGGCCGCGCACCTCGGCCGACCCCTGCCGCCCCTGCGCACCCGCGATCAGTCCCGCCGGCCGACGGGCGGACTGCTCCTGACGGGCGTCGAGGCGCGGACGATCCATGACATGGACGTCGAGGTGCCCCTGGGCTCCTTCACGGCGATCACCGGCGTCTCCGGTTCGGGGAAGACCACGCTGATCAGCGACGTCATCGCGCGGGTCCTCGCCGGGACGGTCCGCACCAGCGTGGACGACGACGAGGACGAGGTGGGCGGTGCGGAACCCGACGCCCAGCTCCCCGGCGCCGAACGGCCTCCGCGGGTCCGGGAGGTCCGCGGTGCGGAGCAGATCGACCGACTGGTGCGGATCACGCAGAAGCCCATCGGGCGCACTCCCCGTTCATGCCTGGCGACGTACACGGGCCTGTTCGACAGGGTGCGCCGCCTGTTCGCGGACACCGACGAGGCCCGGCGGCGCGGCTGGGGCGTCGGCCGCTTCTCCTACAACGTCACCGCGGGCCGCTGCCCCACCTGCCAGGGCGAGGGCCAGATCGAGGTCGAGCTCGTGTTCCTGCCCGGCACCTTCACCCCGTGCCCCGACTGCCACGGCGCCCGGTACACGGACGAGACCCTCGAGGTCACGTGGAACTCGCTGACCATCGCCGAGGTCCTGGACCTCTCGGTGCGCGAGGCCCGCGGGGTCTTCGCATCCGACGCCCGCATCATGCGCGCCCTCGATGCCCTGGAGGCGATCGGACTGGGCTACCTCACGCTCGGCCAGAGCGCCACGGAGCTCTCCGGCGGCGAGGCGCAGCGCATCAAGCTCGCGACCGAGCTGCAGCGCACCGCGCGCGGGCACACCGCCTACCTCCTGGACGAGCCGACCGCGGGCCTCCATCCGGCGGACGTGGACCTGCTGGTCGCCGAGCTGAACAGGCTCGTGGACGGAGGCTCGAGCGTCATCGTCGTCGAGCACGACATGCGCGTGGTCGCGCAGGCGGATCACGTCATCGACCTGGGTCCGGGCGCCGGCGAGGACGGCGGGAGGATCGTCGCCTCGGGCACCCCCGCGCAGGTCGCGCAGTGCCAGGGCTCGGCGACGGGGCGGTGGCTCGCCGCGCACACCGCGGGCTGA
- a CDS encoding HAD family hydrolase, translating into MTVTETENDRIARVEHVRTRLGEALAPLRGAEDGSVLFGLDVDGTLVDHDGEMSPGVHDALVAAASAQRVVIATGRSLGATLPIARMAGVERGYAVCSNGAVTIELDPSADEGWRVLETRAFQPEEALRTLREVAPNAHYAVETVDGAFYATPGFQDASFGVEAIPTDLDELLVLEAVRVVVHVPDLTPQEFAQLIDESGVHGVQYAIGWTAWLDMAAPGVSKATALESVRSRLDIGTSHTVAIGDGFNDVEMLRWAGVGIAMGQAVDGVKDSADLVTLDVWNDGAAEVLRTVVD; encoded by the coding sequence ATGACCGTGACGGAGACCGAGAACGACCGCATCGCCCGCGTCGAGCACGTGCGCACCCGGCTGGGCGAGGCGCTCGCGCCCCTGCGGGGCGCCGAGGACGGCAGCGTCCTGTTCGGCCTCGACGTCGACGGGACCCTCGTGGACCACGACGGCGAGATGTCGCCCGGCGTGCACGACGCCCTGGTCGCCGCGGCGTCCGCGCAGCGCGTGGTGATCGCGACCGGGCGCTCGCTCGGCGCGACCCTCCCGATCGCCCGCATGGCCGGCGTCGAGCGCGGGTACGCGGTGTGCTCGAACGGCGCTGTGACCATCGAGCTCGACCCGTCGGCCGACGAGGGATGGCGCGTCCTCGAGACCCGCGCCTTCCAGCCGGAGGAGGCCCTGCGCACCCTGCGCGAGGTCGCGCCGAACGCCCACTACGCGGTCGAGACCGTCGACGGCGCCTTCTACGCGACGCCCGGGTTCCAGGACGCGAGCTTCGGCGTCGAGGCGATCCCCACCGACCTCGACGAGCTGCTGGTCCTCGAGGCGGTGCGCGTGGTCGTCCACGTCCCGGACCTCACCCCGCAGGAGTTCGCGCAGCTCATCGACGAGTCCGGCGTCCACGGTGTGCAGTACGCGATCGGCTGGACGGCGTGGCTCGACATGGCCGCGCCGGGCGTCTCCAAGGCGACCGCGCTGGAGTCCGTGCGCTCGCGCCTGGACATCGGGACCTCGCACACCGTCGCCATCGGCGACGGCTTCAACGACGTCGAGATGCTGCGCTGGGCCGGCGTGGGCATCGCCATGGGCCAGGCGGTCGACGGGGTCAAGGACAGCGCGGACCTCGTCACCCTCGACGTCTGGAACGACGGGGCCGCCGAGGTCCTGCGCACCGTGGTCGACTGA
- a CDS encoding ABC transporter permease, whose protein sequence is MAQEHTHRKDVSAQQQRDAAAQQHEEATHRAPESSSASSQTSSAQDEAAPVAPVDAAASSDDAPSKPAPTPWGKAVGLGLIASALITVVLLAFLWPTYESKAKDVTVDVVASQSDFEDFTQAVGDAAEKNGQDLPFEFTRVDDRSDAVTHIKEREAYGAFVLPASKDDKLEVLTASAANTSVSTMLGQTGRSIVAAQTQAVLAQAQEKMSDGSSQQSGDQQTQQASDPSAMQEQMQKQLGSIIGAAQAGLQGPTITDVVPLSDDDPQGAGLAVASLPLTIGGIVGGSLMSFGLKGSWRRLLGVVVYAVVGGLAMVLILDAWFGFAPAPAFELWAAVTLSLAGTVGLIVGLNSLIGGAGIGVGALITMLIGNPISGAQSPKEFLPGPFGEIGQLFVPGATGTLVRDLSYFPDASLVQPWLVLGGWVVVGLLLIILGHHRTGGHAHKGEPSRRDAQQEPAAA, encoded by the coding sequence ATGGCTCAGGAGCACACGCACCGCAAGGACGTGTCGGCGCAGCAGCAGCGCGACGCCGCCGCGCAGCAGCACGAGGAGGCGACCCACCGCGCGCCGGAGTCGTCGTCGGCCTCGTCGCAGACCTCGTCGGCCCAGGACGAGGCCGCACCCGTCGCGCCGGTCGACGCCGCCGCGAGCTCGGACGACGCACCCTCCAAGCCCGCCCCCACGCCGTGGGGGAAGGCCGTCGGCCTCGGTCTCATCGCCTCCGCCCTGATCACCGTGGTGCTGCTGGCCTTCCTCTGGCCCACCTACGAGTCGAAGGCCAAGGACGTCACGGTCGACGTGGTCGCCTCCCAGTCGGACTTCGAGGACTTCACGCAGGCCGTCGGCGATGCCGCGGAGAAGAACGGCCAGGACCTGCCCTTCGAGTTCACGCGGGTGGACGACCGCTCGGACGCGGTGACGCACATCAAGGAGCGCGAGGCCTACGGCGCCTTCGTGCTGCCCGCCTCGAAGGACGACAAGCTCGAGGTGCTCACCGCCTCGGCGGCGAACACCTCGGTCTCCACGATGCTCGGCCAGACCGGGCGCAGCATCGTCGCCGCACAGACACAGGCCGTTCTCGCCCAGGCGCAGGAGAAGATGTCCGACGGGTCCTCCCAGCAGTCCGGCGACCAGCAGACGCAGCAGGCGAGCGACCCCTCGGCCATGCAGGAGCAGATGCAGAAGCAGCTCGGCTCGATCATCGGCGCCGCGCAGGCGGGTCTCCAGGGTCCGACGATCACCGACGTCGTGCCGCTCTCCGACGACGACCCCCAGGGCGCAGGCCTCGCCGTGGCCTCCCTGCCGCTGACCATCGGCGGCATCGTGGGCGGCTCTCTCATGTCCTTCGGGCTCAAGGGCAGCTGGCGTCGACTGCTCGGCGTCGTGGTCTACGCGGTGGTCGGCGGGCTCGCCATGGTGCTCATCCTCGACGCCTGGTTCGGCTTCGCCCCGGCCCCCGCCTTCGAGCTCTGGGCGGCCGTCACGCTGAGCCTCGCCGGCACGGTCGGGCTCATCGTGGGGCTGAACAGTCTGATCGGCGGTGCGGGGATCGGCGTCGGCGCTCTGATCACGATGCTCATCGGCAACCCGATCTCCGGCGCGCAGTCCCCGAAGGAGTTCCTGCCCGGTCCCTTCGGCGAGATCGGTCAGCTCTTCGTGCCCGGAGCGACCGGGACCCTGGTGCGGGACCTCTCCTACTTCCCCGACGCGAGCCTCGTGCAGCCCTGGCTCGTCCTGGGCGGCTGGGTGGTCGTGGGCCTTCTGCTGATCATCCTCGGTCACCACCGCACGGGAGGGCACGCCCACAAGGGCGAGCCGAGCCGGCGCGACGCGCAGCAGGAGCCGGCGGCGGCCTGA
- a CDS encoding NAD(P)H-quinone oxidoreductase: MRAITITEDHRLQLSDIPEPVPADGEILVDVVATGVNRADLAQTAGHYPPPPGASEIPGLEVSGRRRDTGEEVVALLAGGGYAEVVAVPEAQVLPAPSALDLHDAAGLIEVAATVVSNLVIEADLRPGGRTDNPWPRLQGEPAPGPQTLLVHGGTGGIGSFAIQFAHALGARALTTVGSDDAVRTAQELGADLAWNRHTTDVPAAVGEAGGADVILDVVGGPTLRDNVGMLREHGRLVVIGTIGGPRGELDLGALMGRRARVIGTTLRSRPVAEKHLIVQLTRELVWPMLEDGSVRLPVQARLPLADAEKAHQILKDGGHLGKVILDVRD, encoded by the coding sequence ATGCGCGCGATCACGATCACCGAGGACCACCGCCTCCAGCTCAGCGACATCCCCGAGCCCGTGCCCGCCGACGGCGAGATCCTCGTGGACGTCGTCGCGACCGGCGTGAACCGCGCCGACCTCGCCCAGACCGCCGGGCACTACCCTCCGCCTCCCGGGGCCTCGGAGATCCCCGGCCTCGAGGTCTCCGGTCGGCGCCGGGACACCGGGGAGGAGGTCGTCGCGCTGCTGGCCGGCGGCGGATACGCCGAGGTCGTCGCGGTGCCCGAGGCGCAGGTGCTGCCCGCCCCGTCGGCCCTGGACCTGCACGACGCCGCCGGTCTCATCGAGGTCGCGGCGACCGTCGTCTCGAACCTCGTGATCGAGGCGGACCTGCGCCCCGGCGGCCGCACGGACAACCCGTGGCCGCGCCTGCAGGGCGAGCCCGCTCCCGGCCCGCAGACCCTGCTGGTCCACGGCGGCACGGGCGGCATCGGCTCGTTCGCGATCCAGTTCGCCCACGCGCTCGGCGCGCGGGCGCTCACGACCGTCGGCTCCGACGACGCCGTGCGCACGGCGCAGGAGCTCGGCGCGGACCTCGCCTGGAACCGGCACACGACCGACGTCCCCGCCGCAGTGGGCGAGGCCGGCGGAGCCGACGTGATCCTCGACGTCGTCGGCGGGCCGACCCTCCGCGACAACGTCGGGATGCTGCGCGAGCACGGCCGTCTCGTCGTGATCGGCACGATCGGCGGGCCCCGCGGCGAGCTCGATCTCGGCGCCCTGATGGGCCGTCGGGCCCGCGTCATCGGCACCACCCTGCGCTCGCGACCGGTCGCGGAGAAGCACCTCATCGTGCAGCTCACCCGCGAACTCGTGTGGCCGATGCTCGAGGACGGTTCTGTGCGCCTGCCGGTGCAGGCACGACTCCCCCTGGCCGATGCCGAGAAGGCCCACCAGATCCTGAAGGACGGCGGCCACCTCGGCAAGGTCATCCTCGACGTCAGGGACTGA
- a CDS encoding glycoside hydrolase family 76 protein: MADQTFDPAPHDPRAEEPAGAGGRPGRNPSRHPGRRALLGAAVCAGALLPAAAAGAAPTGGAATTGGPAPASPHRPERSGDRLSTGQRRRRARRAVRALQLNFSLPAPSPMLSELYPRRDGDPDFSYCWPLSQARSAACELSYALASEPAQDRRLRSALEDAQQAYWYAAGGETGLPGCTAACDREQGPHGDMYYDDNAWVGLQDVEEHLIAGGGRGNLERARAILELLRSGEDTDPDAPSPGGIFWTQAGDESGRNTVSTVPSAKLALRLHQITGDATMLRDAQRWVSWARGALLADEGLFWDNIAPDGTIDRTFWSYNQGVPLGTEALLFEITGRRAHRDRAVDLADAVVRRYAPFEDGGGLDDQPLQFAAILTANLVMAQAVIGDRIPGRAIAQAYADRLWSRRDPGTDLYDGEKREGGDRLHLLDQAGYARALAVAAIGEKHARLLC; encoded by the coding sequence GTGGCAGATCAGACCTTCGACCCCGCCCCGCACGATCCCCGAGCCGAGGAGCCCGCCGGCGCGGGCGGCCGTCCGGGCCGGAATCCCAGCCGCCATCCGGGCCGCCGCGCCCTGCTGGGAGCCGCGGTGTGCGCGGGCGCCCTGCTGCCGGCCGCGGCGGCGGGCGCGGCCCCGACGGGCGGTGCTGCCACGACGGGCGGTCCAGCCCCCGCCTCGCCGCATCGGCCGGAGAGATCCGGGGATCGCCTCTCGACGGGTCAGCGCCGTCGACGCGCACGCCGTGCGGTCCGCGCGCTGCAGCTGAACTTCTCGCTCCCCGCGCCGAGCCCGATGCTCTCCGAGCTCTATCCCCGCCGCGACGGTGACCCCGACTTCTCCTACTGCTGGCCGCTGTCCCAGGCCCGCTCCGCAGCCTGCGAGCTCTCCTACGCCCTCGCCTCCGAACCCGCGCAGGACCGCCGGCTCCGCAGTGCGCTCGAGGACGCCCAGCAGGCCTACTGGTACGCGGCGGGCGGCGAGACGGGCCTGCCCGGGTGCACCGCCGCGTGCGATCGGGAGCAGGGCCCGCACGGTGACATGTACTACGACGACAACGCCTGGGTGGGCCTGCAGGACGTCGAGGAGCATCTGATCGCCGGCGGCGGGCGCGGGAACCTCGAGCGGGCGCGGGCGATCCTCGAGCTGCTGCGCTCGGGGGAGGACACCGACCCCGATGCCCCGAGCCCCGGCGGCATCTTCTGGACCCAGGCCGGTGACGAGAGCGGTCGCAACACCGTCTCCACCGTCCCCTCGGCGAAGCTCGCCCTGCGACTGCACCAGATCACGGGGGACGCGACCATGCTCCGCGACGCGCAGCGCTGGGTGTCCTGGGCCCGCGGGGCCCTTCTGGCCGACGAGGGGCTGTTCTGGGACAACATCGCGCCCGACGGCACCATCGACAGGACCTTCTGGAGCTATAACCAGGGGGTGCCGCTGGGCACCGAGGCCCTGCTCTTCGAGATCACCGGGCGACGGGCCCACCGCGACCGGGCCGTGGACCTCGCCGATGCGGTCGTGCGCCGATACGCGCCCTTCGAGGACGGCGGCGGCCTGGACGATCAGCCCCTGCAGTTCGCCGCGATCCTCACCGCGAACCTGGTGATGGCGCAGGCGGTGATCGGCGACCGGATCCCCGGCCGTGCGATCGCCCAGGCCTATGCCGATCGCCTGTGGTCGCGCCGCGATCCCGGCACGGACCTCTACGACGGGGAGAAGCGCGAGGGCGGGGACCGTCTGCACCTGCTGGACCAGGCGGGCTATGCGCGGGCGCTGGCCGTCGCGGCCATCGGGGAGAAGCACGCGCGCCTGCTGTGCTGA
- a CDS encoding TetR/AcrR family transcriptional regulator, giving the protein MPRITEERRAAQRARIVEAMRDAVREKGISSVSMSEVIERSGLSAGAIYGYFPSKDDILLAVAEGLAADRRTELERVIASSPIPPPSQVLRLLLTTIPEFARDGTLVLQVWAEAARDPRVREVFVGVLSTLQTTMEEYLTSWFTQEQRPDPTADARASTRVMAALVQGFLAQSALLEQTDAVAFSRGVAALLGEEPTEVD; this is encoded by the coding sequence ATGCCGAGGATCACCGAGGAGCGCCGTGCCGCCCAGAGAGCACGGATCGTGGAAGCGATGCGGGACGCCGTCCGCGAGAAGGGCATCAGCTCGGTCTCGATGTCCGAGGTCATCGAGCGCTCGGGGCTCTCCGCCGGGGCGATCTACGGATACTTCCCCTCCAAGGACGACATCCTGCTCGCCGTCGCCGAGGGCCTCGCGGCCGATCGCCGCACCGAGCTCGAGCGCGTGATCGCCTCCTCCCCCATCCCTCCGCCCTCGCAGGTGCTGCGTCTGCTGCTGACGACGATCCCGGAGTTCGCCCGCGACGGCACGCTGGTGCTGCAGGTGTGGGCCGAAGCGGCTCGCGACCCGCGCGTGCGCGAGGTCTTCGTGGGCGTCCTCTCCACACTGCAGACCACGATGGAGGAGTATCTGACCTCCTGGTTCACCCAGGAACAGCGCCCGGACCCGACGGCCGACGCGCGCGCCTCGACGCGCGTGATGGCCGCGCTCGTCCAGGGCTTCCTGGCGCAGTCCGCGCTGCTCGAGCAGACCGACGCCGTCGCGTTCTCGCGCGGCGTCGCAGCCCTCCTCGGCGAGGAGCCGACGGAGGTGGACTGA
- the serS gene encoding serine--tRNA ligase, whose protein sequence is MIDLRLLRENPDLVRDAQKARRRDPSTVDAVLAADSRWREATTSFENARAEQKAFGKQVAKAQGEEKQQLLAQVKDLAARVKDLEAEAHTAADEREAALRVIPNISEGAPEGLEEDFVVREVVGENPTFDFPVKDHLEIAEGLRALDMARGAKVSGARFYFLRGIGAQLELAILNAAIDQATKAGFTPMITPTLVLPESMDGTGYLGEHADEVYHLDKDDDLYLVGTSEVALASYHRDEILDLSDGPLRYAGWSTCYRREAGSYGKDTRGIIRVHQFQKVEMFSFCRIEDSYAEHERLLDWEREMMAKIDVPYRIIDTAAGDLGTSAARKFDCEAWVPSQDTYRELTSTSNTTQFQARRLNIRERTEDGLRPVATLNGTLGTTRFIVAILENHQQADGSVVVPEGLRPYLGGREVFEVQS, encoded by the coding sequence ATGATCGATCTGCGGCTCCTGCGCGAGAACCCCGACCTGGTCCGTGACGCACAGAAGGCCCGTCGGCGCGACCCCTCCACCGTCGATGCCGTGCTCGCGGCCGATTCGCGCTGGCGCGAGGCGACCACGTCCTTCGAGAACGCGCGCGCCGAGCAGAAGGCCTTCGGCAAGCAGGTCGCCAAGGCCCAGGGCGAGGAGAAGCAGCAGCTCCTCGCGCAGGTCAAGGACCTGGCAGCTCGCGTGAAGGACCTCGAGGCCGAGGCCCACACCGCGGCCGACGAGCGCGAGGCCGCACTCCGGGTCATCCCGAACATCTCCGAGGGCGCCCCCGAGGGCCTCGAGGAGGACTTCGTGGTCCGAGAGGTCGTGGGCGAGAACCCGACCTTCGACTTCCCCGTGAAGGATCACCTCGAGATCGCCGAGGGCCTGCGCGCGCTCGACATGGCGCGCGGGGCGAAGGTCTCCGGCGCCCGCTTCTACTTCCTGCGCGGCATCGGCGCGCAGCTCGAGCTCGCCATCCTCAACGCGGCGATCGACCAGGCCACGAAGGCCGGGTTCACCCCGATGATCACCCCCACCCTGGTGCTCCCGGAGTCGATGGACGGCACCGGCTACCTCGGCGAGCACGCCGACGAGGTCTACCACCTCGACAAGGACGACGACCTCTACCTCGTGGGCACGAGCGAGGTCGCGCTCGCGAGCTACCACCGCGACGAGATCCTCGACCTCTCCGACGGGCCGCTGCGCTACGCCGGCTGGTCGACCTGCTACCGCCGCGAGGCCGGCAGCTACGGCAAGGACACCCGCGGCATCATCCGCGTCCACCAGTTCCAGAAGGTCGAGATGTTCTCGTTCTGCCGGATCGAGGACTCCTACGCCGAGCACGAGCGCCTGCTGGACTGGGAGCGGGAGATGATGGCGAAGATCGACGTGCCCTACCGCATCATCGACACCGCCGCCGGCGACCTCGGCACGAGCGCGGCCCGCAAGTTCGACTGCGAGGCCTGGGTGCCCAGCCAGGACACCTACCGCGAGCTCACCTCGACCTCGAACACGACCCAGTTCCAGGCGCGCCGGCTGAACATCCGCGAGCGCACCGAGGACGGGCTGCGGCCCGTCGCGACCCTCAACGGGACGCTCGGGACCACGCGCTTCATCGTCGCGATCCTCGAGAACCACCAGCAGGCCGACGGGTCCGTGGTGGTGCCGGAGGGCCTGCGCCCGTACCTCGGCGGCCGCGAGGTCTTCGAGGTGCAGTCCTGA